CTTCTTTTTTGTTGTGTGGGGTAAGCCAAAGGGCAAGATCCCTTCCAGAATagtctctctccccctccccctccaccatttttttgataatttttactCAGGTTGTTCAGGCAGAAGTAATCTTTCACAATTGATGATAGAggagagaaatgaatgaaagggTCTAATCCCATAGAGTCAACCATGGATATACCTATGGAAACATGAAGAGAGAATAGTGTTACCTCACATTGGTAGGGCACTTGTATACTAAATATGATGATTATGAAGGTTTTCACATATTAATGAATAGGAGAAGTGCCCCATTTTCAGAATCATAATTTATCAGAAGGAACTAGTGTTCTAAGTATCGGTATCCGCCAATATCAATATGGCACCAATACAAATTGGCCGATacagtacaaaaaaaaaaaaaaaaaaaatgaaatgtacATTATGGCAAAAGATTTCCTTGACCGGCAACTCTAATGGGAACCTGTGGCCATTCACTTTGCCACATTAATGGATGAAGTAGCAATTCCAGCTGTATGATGTTCTAGGGATTGGTCCGGAGTCTAAGgcacatgttaaatttcatatttaaatataaaaaagaaatgcaaGATGCCGTAGTGCAAATTCCATCGTGCGTCCTCTCACAATAGTGAGTCATGAGCCCACATTGACACTGTCTATGTTGATCCATGCGCGTCACATGTGAATGAGGATTCAGAGTTTGGACCTCTATGGTCAAAACAACCCTTGGCTGGAGAGGTACCAACAAGACACAAAACCCCTGTTGGAGAGGATTTTGTTTATCTtctcctcctcacatgaaatgatcttCTCAATCTCTAATGAACGATACCATTTCGTTGCACCTCATTGGTGTACTCCCCTATGCCCCTTGGtcaaagaaccctctcccttactAACACTTGAGCCATAATCTCAATGAAATTTCCCATTTTGTTGCTTATGAAAAGATGTTAAAcaattcgaaaaaaaaaaagttcaaaaagATATAGATTGGGTTCATTGTAAAAACCAGATGACACTATGGTTGATCACAGGGCAATCAGAAATGCACGTTGCATGCTCTTGGGTCATCTTCACTGGaacaacaaagaaaacatcTAAGGCACGCACAACCTATCCTTTCAGAGcatctggagagagagaggaactgaTGGTCCCCAGCATAAGCTTGTCTTCATTTGAATTGAAACCAAAAGAGttgagggaaaaataaaaaggaagctCCAAAAAGTAATGCTTAAAGCCAGAGAGTTCCATGTCATCTCACCTTTCAGTTTCATCCATGGATATGATTATAATTCATTCTCtcgaaaataaaaatgaaatttaggtTTCACCAACAGAACGGTTGTTGATCCTGTTAAATTCTACAGACAGTTTTAAATAAGAGCACGTGGACTTGGCATGGACGTCTCTTTCTTGGTACAATGGTACCTGGTACCCGGTACCTCccattaattaaatataaatgaATAGATAAGTAAATAACAAAAAGTAACATAGAAGCCTCAAACAGATAAATAACATACCCACATCAaaggcatctctctctctcatcacttTCCCTGAGTTTAGCTGCTTTAGGCTCCCATGCCAAGTTCTGATTGCAGTACAGGAACTGGATTAAAAAGGGCTTTGATTTATTTAAGGTGGAAAATTTTTTATCAGAGAGGCCCTTAAATTTCTGGTCTCCCATTTTGCTCCAATTAGCTACAGTGTTGCCAAAGGATTGGGTTCTGTACTTTCCCTTTCCAACCTGCAAATGGGGAGCTTTGGAGcagagaagagaaaaacaaggCTTGTGTGGGGCAGTAGATAAAGTAATGCAACTCATAGAGAAAAAGTAGGAATCTAGTACATACATAGAGACAATAAATAATCAGCTTATCAACCCTCAATAAAACTATATTTAACAAATTTAGAATTCAAGATCACCCATGGTTTCAAGCAAGTAAAGCGAAGAAGTAAAATTTAAGCAACTGTAATCATCGATGCAGGTCAAAAGATGAAAGTTGGAATCCTCAATTAATGGCTCAAATAAACCCCATAATTTAAGGAGTAAACAGCATTGCCATGATAGGCATGTTCTAGgcattggattggaatctccAAAATCTTTGTCTAACAAGAGACACCATGAATGCAAGAGAACAAGCACAGATGGTTCACTTAATataacaacaaacaacaacagcatccaaaactttatcccaacttaacggggttagctacatggagattccaagcaaggacgagtgcaaggatccatgcaaaaagattgcatgttatgactaattataataagtgacGGTTGTCAACCTaatgcaccactacaaatcagccacagcCTTATAACAATatactataataaggtaccggctGTCTACCTGTACCTTATTAATTCGATCAGTgtgcatattatgtaaatgcaagTTGATCACAACATAAATGATATAATAAGCATAATCGAAACAAAGGTAGATTACAAGGAAGCAGCAGAGAAACTAGAGCATGAAGGAGAAACCTAAGAAGAAGCAAAATGcaatagcaataataatattctctttccatccaataataatgataaaattaataatcatgtatttcCACCCAGATACAAAACATGTGATCAAAACTGAGAACATCGAGGAAACAACATAAACAGAGACTGTTACTTATCATGCAGACACAGGAATatgagaaaaattgagaaacaGTAGAAAGATTTGAAAGCTCCCCTCCCTGAGAACCTGAACTTTAATTTCAGTACACAATGTTTTTTGCATGAAAGATGAGGGTATTCAACTTGGAGGTGacattacaatttacaaaagaGAACCATGAGGCTATAACATCTCCAACATCATCTAAGTTGAACCACAGAATCTAAACAAAGTACTTGGCACTACCTGCAGAACTTTCAGTGAGGACATTCATCACTGTTATCGATTTGAATCTTGGGAATCTTAGAACCCCCACTGTGAGCAAACTATGATGGTCCATCTATGTCCTCTCCATTTGAGTGTAGCAGCTCACTATCTTCTGGTCCAATTCATAGTAGTACACCATCTTATCCAATGGTTTCATATCCAGATCAATGAAATACGCCTACAGGTACAGGTTCAGGAGCCCAAATGAGATCTCAAAGTAGTCAAAAGGATAAAGTACTACAAAGAGAAGCATTATGAAAAAGTGCTGCAAAGATTAAGCACTTATCTTTCAGAAGCAAATGCATGTCAACAAATGAGCAACTTCAACCAAGCTAATAAACATAAATTAATACTAAGGCCAACAAGAAAGCTTTCTGATTTCGCTGTCAACCTTTTTAGGAAGAGTGATTCAAGGTAAGCACAGTATCAAGGCTCCACGCTAACTATTTATCAACTTTGACACATGatcaaaaaaataagaacatgaTATCCATCAATAGGGCTGCACATAGGTGGGTTGGGATGGGCCAGCTCAAGTAGGTGAACTTCAGCAATGGTCCAGGCTGAACTGAACTTCACAGATTCAATTTAAATGaatggttctttttttctttttctatttctggGCACTAATAAAATTGGAGCGAGCTGCAATTAGAATGGCTAAAAGTAATGGCGCAGAGCTGAAATGGCATAACCTGAACCTACATCAAACCAGCCATAGATCTCACTGAATGAAACATGAACCAAACCCAACATCTTGATTAGGCCTTACAGAACATGTCCCATCGAGGGCAGATCAGGCTGGGGCATTCACTTGGCATATACAATTGCCATGACCATATCAACCTACTGATAGACTATAAAAccttttcaaattaaaaaagaaaaaggaaaaaaaaatccagaaatggTATACAAGCTTACCCAAATGGTTATTCATGAAGAAGAGTTCAAAattcttcttcacaaatgcaTTCAAACTAAGTGGACATTAGAGAATGCTGTGATTGACACCAATTATTCTGCAACCAATGGCAGCAGAGGTATCTATCCAACAAAACATCCTATAAGACAAGAGAAAATTAGCACACCTTGTACTCAAAGCTTTGGTTTGTTGACTCCAGGCATACATTGCTTTGTGGGGACCCTGGATCCCCATCTTCCCTTGATCTAAAGCTGATCATCAGACTACAATCCTTTGCAGTTGAAGCTATCAAATAATCCCGCACAATCTTCAAGCTTTCTTCCAACGAAATAGAATGCAGAGACGAATATATGCTTGAGAATTCGCCGTCACCCAAATCTCTACATACCTTGCAAGGCTGAGAAACAATGTTGTAGTATGCATGAATAGCCCCTTCTATGTCAAGCATATCAAGTTTCTGTGCTTCCAAAAGTCGGTCCAACATTCCTGATCTGAAAATTGTCTCTGATACAAGCTGTAAAAAACTTGCTGTACTCAGGCCACAGTCCGTCTGAATAAGACCCTCAATCAAATCTTCAAATGCCTCGCTACCCACAAAATTAGTATTGTGTGTGCCACCTCCCAAGCCACCAAAAATCAGAGACCCATTCCGGAATATGCGAAAATTGTTCTGTGGTGTGGTAAAGAGAGCCTTGATAGCCTTATGTATTCTGTCACTGGATCCAGAGAACAGATCTAGTGGATCGTATTCGCTGATCTGTGAAATCTGAGACACAATTTGAAACATGTATGAGAtatagtcaattttttttttttttttttttttttcccttattgaTTATTGTGGATGATACAAATCTGGAGAAGAAAATGATATGCTGAAGTTGGTAGAAAAAGTATAAATATTAAAGCCTACAAATACAATGTGGCTGTTGATAATTTGTCGCACACCTTGAATCTTTAAAAAGGAGCAACAACCTGGTGCAAGTCCTGCATCCATGAGCTCCCGGGAGGGATGGACAGGAGTCAGTCCTAACCTTCAGGAGTTTTTTGCATGAAGTGGTCTAACCATGAGTTTGCTATTTATTCAAAAGAAATCCCAGTAAAGTTGTGTAATTGTTTTTGATATATAAATCAGATTCATATTTACAAGTTGGACAAAGGTAGTATATGGTTccagatttttgttttttattggaaCAACCAGCTAAAATTATTGACCAGCTTTCCTAAACGTTAATTATTCTTGATTGGAAAATTGTattatgatggaagcagagacACTCATCCTTCCATGTATCAAATTGTGAAAAGGTGTATTTTTTTTCAACTGTATAATCTGTTCCACTAGTTGGGTCAGAATTGATTCAGATAACAAGGAATTTTGAAAAAGAGAGGGCACATACAAAACTCCCCAAGTTCCCCAGATTCGTTTGCCACATCCCTTCTAGGCTCTAGAAAGATAAAATTTCCATCCTCCCATGGGTCACAATATCACAACTTCTTGGAATGTCTTGTGTTCTATACAGTTCATGACTACCCAAATAAAAGGAGCAGGTTTTCTGGTTGGCCGGTTGGCCCAACCAGGAAAGGAAGGAATCTCTGATTAGCAAACCTGTTTCTGCCATTCTGCCAAGTGACAAGTCAAATGAGGCTGCAATTTGGTGGGCATAGAGACTTGATAGACCCAGTCCCCTactatgtcaagtttcagcccaaatggACTTAGACATATGGAATAATGAAGCATTGCAAATTTTTGGACAACCAAAAGGGTGTAGAGATTAATGAAgggatgcatggacatacatgggaggGTTTTCCATTACATGAGAGGGAAAATGATAGAGTTTGGATCTGAATTGACACGTTGCCAATCCAGGGGATACTTTTTCATACCCCACAAATCCGATGGATAAAATTGCCCAATCAATTTTCCACATGACACAAATAGGAGTGCCAACCACAAAGGATTCATGGTTGGCCCAACCAAAAATCTTTTTGCCAAATAAGAAGGCCATGGAATGCCATAATTGCAATTAGTTGGAGCATACTCTATTATGATAAGATAAAAAAGATTGGTTTTTCTTGTGATATTCCATAGTGTTTTTAATTCTACACTCATTTGCACAAGAATAGAAAATTTCAACAAATTCtatgataaaaaaaactatGCAATATCAggaattttcattaaaaactaTGCACAACTCTATTGTGATGAATTGTATTAGTTGTTTATACAATCAATGTGACGCCCCGAAACCCGGCCTAGGGTTTTGGGCATCAACGGTCCATAGGATCTGTAAGTTCTAGGCGATAATGAACCGGAGTAGCATACACACAAATATAAGTGCAAGCAAgagttaactaaactaatatattattaaaattcaAGGTTCAAATAtcgaattcaaatttcaaacttaaagtaaAGTTGAATTAAAGTATGTCTTCAAAGTCTAACTCAAAATCtatatcatctaaaaataaaaatcattgtctTCTTTAAATCCATAAGTAGTATCCTCCTGCTGATCAATTATAGGTTCAACATTCACGTCATCTCCATAATAGTCCTCATCAACATCATCTGCAAGTTATGAGGGTAAGTCTCTAGGAAGAAACTTAATGAATAGAACCACAACACTAAACAGGTTTGAAATCACGATCATATAACCAATATCAGGAAAGACATATatagtataatataaaattttcaagaagatAAAGAACAAGCATACCACACATACTTACATTGCTCAATTTATATCGCCGCATAGGTACATATGATGActcaaaagaaattaaacaacaaaTTTACAATATCATCCATGAATGTCCAATGTGTCATAGTACCACATTGCCCCCACTCTACATACAGAAACTCGCAGAAGCTATCTAGTGTCCAACCTCTCAAAGACCAAGTCATACCTCCCGAAGGTCGAATAACAATTGGTAGATCCTGCCGAGGGTAGGTTACGTCATCTAGTAGTCCACAGTTCCACAAAGGAAAAGTCCAGTGAACCAATCCTCACCTCAACATTGTGACACCAATGTTGATAAGGTGAAACAATAAGAATAAAGTCAACCAagaatgaaatatatatatatatatatataaatacaaacaaGTTCGGAATTCAAGTGTGATCAATACTTTAATTCCACCATATCAGTCCCTATgtaaatataaaatcaatttcAGTTCAGTTTTTGTAAAAGTcatcaaaacaacaacaattaaAATAACAAAGCAATGATCAAGGAAGTCTCACATCCCTCCTCAATCAAGGCCGGTAATGTAAAGCATTATTACCACAACAACATATCCCATACATCAAAACAGTAAATTTATGTAAGCTGGTGTTTTTTTAAAAACATAGACAGACAAAAATTCATGTGGTATAAGAATCATGTAATGCACATAGTACATTACTCCATGCAATCATAATCACAACTTAACACATAATATTAGAAACTAACATTATGTAATCAATGTTCAATTTAGAAAATTGTGCTATACACATATAATGGAAATCAtggaacaaaattcaatttgtttccttattcTCTCATGTACATAGCATTAGGTttgcaaaatcatatttttaaatGACAAAACATCATGAAATCCAAGGTTTAGAATAGATCTACTATTCAGAAAATTCTTTTTTGGATAGCACTATAAAAATAAGCAAGTTAGGGTAGAGGTTCCACTCACTTTGATGTCGTTCCCAAATTCTGCCTCAGCCTATTCTACCTACTaacatagaaaaataagaaataaatatcTCTAAAAATCCAAATATGTTGAAATTAGATCCTATTGAAACCTAACTCATATATGCAAGTCCTATATGAAGATCACATAAAATAACCCTTCTTAGGTTAGGTATCAATCTCCCAAAAAAACAATCTTCAGACTGTAATAGATTCTGACCAACAAATTTGAAAGATTCATTAACTCATTTTCCCGaactcaaatcacttccaactttTTTCAGAGATTTAGAAGACTCATTTCTACGATAAAAATATTAGATTAAAACTCGAAGTTTATATGTCTCCATCACTACCGTCATTCTGGGGTATAGAAAACTCCCCTGACAGTGACCTATCTGAATATATGAATTAGTCGGTATATCACATCAACTccaaatttaatgaaattttttatgagACCCCGTAAACACATTCATATACTCCCAGTAATTATTTCAGATCATAAAACAATATCTAACtatttttaataatgtgaaCAATCTCGGACTACTATTCTGTCCGACCCAGAAATTACTGTTAACatatcaaaatcttattttctctctccttaaacTCATAATCCGAAATCCCAAACTTTTAAATCATGATTAATCCTTcaattagaatataaaaaagTAATTAAATCATGTTAAGAGTTCTTACCTTGAAAACCGTTCGAAATCTTGATTCCTTTTATAATAATTGTAATACCCTGAAATCTGACTAGggttatttttgtcttttgaccATTGTAGGGTCAGGGTGACTTAAAGTGGGGATATAAGACCATTGAGGGTGCATCGATCCTTGATAAGTGTTAAAACTCATCTATTAGATGTAACTACAATGTAGaataattttagggtttttaccttagaaattaccattttgcccttaaaccctaatttacCATTTTTACAATAGACTataatttgaattttcttttaattacatGATTCTAATGTCAACTCTAATATggaattatttaattaagaataatatatatattaacttaTTATCCACTTGGATAATTAAATAACAAGTGGATAATGCCTAATTAACTAACAACCCTAACTAACTAATTATTgctaattattaattaataaatgaaagcTTTCCTAATAAATTTGGGACTTCCCTTTTGAATTTTGGATAGACTTGAGCATAAAGTAAGTAAAATAAGGTAGGATATAGGAAGAGTTGGAGATCAATTGGGACTagaatagaggaagagagagttggagatgaAGTAAGAATGGTACATATAGAGTTGGAGATGATTTGGGGAGGGGAAATAGAAGCAAAAAACGTGGCTC
Above is a window of Macadamia integrifolia cultivar HAES 741 unplaced genomic scaffold, SCU_Mint_v3 scaffold1190, whole genome shotgun sequence DNA encoding:
- the LOC122063095 gene encoding inositol-pentakisphosphate 2-kinase-like; this translates as MQEISKAAIECMEGVLEEKEAADWIYRGEGAVNLVLAYNGSSPDFVGKVLRIQKAPRGRSLCPTDTSVLSMFECLLWKDINELVSSTSKEVVGQLFALYVMRPLLGSEHVDVGMRVLVSRRFLESIENNVHCQRPAWRVDAAKVDTLCDSALLISDHSVFPRGALKESLCISVEIKPKCGFVPCSKFIAEGNAIKRSITRFRMHQVLKLHQGEISQISEYDPLDLFSGSSDRIHKAIKALFTTPQNNFRIFRNGSLIFGGLGGGTHNTNFVGSEAFEDLIEGLIQTDCGLSTASFLQLVSETIFRSGMLDRLLEAQKLDMLDIEGAIHAYYNIVSQPCKVCRDLGDGEFSSIYSSLHSISLEESLKIVRDYLIASTAKDCSLMISFRSREDGDPGSPQSNVCLESTNQSFEYKAYFIDLDMKPLDKMVYYYELDQKIVSCYTQMERT